Proteins co-encoded in one Prescottella sp. R16 genomic window:
- the efeU gene encoding iron uptake transporter permease EfeU, giving the protein MPSTATQLFGSGLIGLREGLETGIVVMILIAFLVKSERRDALKWVWAGVGAAVAMVASIFVIVHFGTSTVTGTAAELISGLASLVAVGIVTAMVLWMRTAAASISGQLRTGMERALSVGPAAVATLAFFAVGREGVETALLLVGYAENTAGSMWPLVGLLLGIAAAAVLTVLLYVGAVRIDFARFFRWTGAFLVVVAAGILAYGVRALQIAGWLPGGSTLAFDASSVFDTSSWYGTVLQGIFNFRPDPTVLQAVVWVAYLVIVMPLFLRPVAPKPAVAQPVTVS; this is encoded by the coding sequence ATGCCCTCCACCGCGACACAGCTGTTCGGCAGCGGACTCATCGGCCTCCGCGAGGGCCTGGAAACCGGCATCGTCGTGATGATCCTGATCGCGTTCCTCGTCAAGTCCGAGCGCCGCGACGCCCTGAAATGGGTGTGGGCGGGCGTCGGCGCGGCCGTCGCGATGGTCGCGTCGATCTTCGTGATCGTCCACTTCGGCACGTCGACGGTGACCGGTACGGCCGCCGAACTGATCAGCGGTCTCGCGTCGCTGGTCGCGGTCGGCATCGTGACCGCGATGGTGCTGTGGATGCGCACCGCGGCCGCTTCGATCTCCGGGCAGCTGCGCACGGGAATGGAACGGGCCCTGTCCGTCGGCCCGGCCGCGGTCGCGACGCTGGCGTTCTTCGCCGTCGGCCGCGAGGGCGTCGAGACGGCGCTGCTGCTCGTCGGCTACGCCGAGAACACGGCCGGCAGCATGTGGCCGCTGGTCGGCCTGCTGCTCGGCATCGCTGCCGCCGCCGTCCTCACCGTGCTGCTGTACGTCGGTGCCGTCCGGATCGACTTCGCCCGCTTCTTCCGCTGGACCGGCGCGTTCCTCGTCGTGGTGGCCGCCGGCATCCTCGCGTACGGCGTCCGGGCGCTGCAGATCGCGGGCTGGCTGCCCGGCGGTTCGACGCTCGCGTTCGACGCGTCGTCGGTGTTCGACACGTCCAGCTGGTACGGCACCGTGCTGCAGGGCATCTTCAACTTCCGCCCGGATCCGACCGTCCTGCAGGCGGTCGTCTGGGTCGCCTACCTCGTGATCGTGATGCCGCTGTTCCTGCGGCCGGTCGCACCGAAACCGGCTGTGGCACAGCCCGTCACCGTTTCCTAG